GCCGGGCTCCTTACCGGGTTGAAGCCTTCACCTAAACAGTCTAGAGCTACGCGCTAGGAGGACACGTCTGTGCCATGTGCTGATATCAGACCAACACACTGTGGGAGCTACAGGACCACGAGACAGACTACGGCATCTGAGACCATCTCTATGCCAGGGATTAAGGAAGCaaatataatatcaaaatatCAAAAGTGCACAGATTGATTGGGTAAAAAAGGAGTATCTGTAATAGGGAGACCCCAGTGGTGAGTGTTTCTAGAGGGTTCCTAAGCAAGCCTGGTGGTCGCTGTCCAAGCAGGTTCTTCAGCGCCTGTACAAAGGCCTTTCCAAGCAGCAGCTGGCGGTATTCTCAACATTAAAGCTTTTATTTCCTCTGCCATTAAAAACTTGGGGAATGCTATTTTGAAAAGAATTGCAGTGGCATATCCAAAAACGTTTCTAAGTGGACTTTTAGGctgcccttccttcctctgcGTGGACcatgggagaggaagggaggggggtGCAGTGTGACAGGGCCGGCGGCCGAGTCCTCCCAGCAGCTACTCTACAGctgaaaatgggagaaaacaagaCAGCGTTAGAACTGGTCACCTGTCAGACAACTAAGCTCTCACCGAGCTGTGAGGGCATGGGTGTGTTAGTTGGCAGCAGAGAAGACCTGCATGTGTTAGGGGGGCCGCTGGCTCCGAGTGCCTCATGAAAACCCTTTACAAGTATGGAGAAGCTGTGTGCCAGGTTCGGCTAGAAGGCAGAAGCAGTATGCGAGGCCAGCAGGCAGTCATGCCCCTGGGAGTCCAGCTTGCAGAGGGGAGATGGCCTGACATCTTCTCAAGTGGGAGGGGCATCAAGACCTGACATCCCTTCTGCAAAGCAGCCTGGAGCTAAAGACAGGCACACAGAAGGGACAGGTGTGGTCTATCCTGCGTATCTTCAATCCGGCAGTTTGTAAAACCCATACTGGCATCTGGTGGGAACTGAGACATGCTCGGGAACTAAGGGAAAGAGTGGAATGGGGCAGACAGAAGTGTGCAGGGGAAATGCAAACTCCCCCTCCTGGCCACAGAGAGAGAAGCAAGGAGCTATTCAAGGTCTGCAGCCTCACGGCTGGTGGGCCCATGGATGACAGGGAGAGAAACACTGAGAGAAGTCCAGCTGCCAAAGCTCTGGTGTGGATGCAGCTCCTGAGAATGGGGGAAGTCCTATGACTGCCCTTCTGGTCTGTTACCACCCCTGCAACTGCACTGACGATCATGAACCATATTCCTCCTACTGTGAATCCTGAAACTTGCCCTGTCTCCACACAAAGCTCCTTTCCCACACCAGGCAGGGCTTCAGCTATAGCTGTGGGACCGAGACCCACTGTTCAGCCTGGTCTGCTGGTGACTCAGACTCAGCTTAGGGGTTTCCATAGCCCTGTTTCTTGGAGTCTGAAGCCCTGTGGGAGGAAGGCCTGATAATGGGCAGAGGGTGAATAAATCCACTTGAAAGCTGGGGACACCGTTAAGTTCAAAAAGATGGGCTTCCTGTGAGGACAGAAGTCTAGCCAGGCACTTGGGAagcttttctttttggaaaaaaccCAAGCCTTTGGCCCACCAATTTGTCACCTTGCAGGCCACCAGACAAGCATACAAATCTCAGACAGAGAAGCTGAGACTGCTGAGCTCTGGTCTGGGATGTGGCTAGGCATGCCTGTGCCTCTTGGGCATGACTGGTCCCTGGGCTGGAGAATGTGGGGCTGCTCTTCCTCTGTGTTTAGGGGAAGGAATTCTGTAATTCTGTCCCAAATATAAACTGCAACGAGATGCTGCACAAACTTCATAACTTGCCAAGTGCAGAGTGTCCTCCAAGGCTGCACCTGGGACTCAGGCTGGAACCTTTAACACTGGTTTCTGGGTGCTGGGGCAGTATAACTGCATTAGACACATGCAGGGAACATGCAAGTTTCAATGCAAGTTCTGCCCCTCCCACTGGGAGCCAACAGCAACTGGGCCCTGGAAAGCCACATTTTTGCAAGGACGTGTGGCTCCAACCCCACCTTGACCACCCAAACAAGAAAGCAGCTGCTGTGAAGGGTGGTCCCGAGGGATGAGAAACAGACGCAAAGCTTGCAGCGTCCAGGTGGAGTGGCAGGCTGCCTCTGCTAAATTCTTCCCTCTGTGCATTAGTCACAGTTAAGACCAGCCTAGCACCACAGTCCCGCTGCTGCCAGGTTAGTTGAGGTGAAGCGACAGGTGACGTGCGGCAGGTTAGCTGCAGCGTGTGACCTTGCGGCCCTAATCGCAGTAAATGTTATACTTCTCGCCACAGAGCACCTGGGCAGCAAGCCCAGCACCCTCAGCCCTGTCACTAGCACAGGCGCAGGTGTGACTTACACTCGGGGGGCCAGGCTTGGCCTTGGAGGTGGCCTTGGCGCGGCCCCTCCGGGTCTGCTCGTGGTCCAGCTCGAGCAGCTCCAGCCGCTGGGTCAGTGCCAGCTTCTGCTGGATGGCCATGCGCAGCAGTGAGTTGAGCGTCTTCTTCTCGTCCTCGGCAGCTGCCAGCTGCCGTTGCATCTCATCCAACTGTGTGATGTACTCGTCACATCTGTGGGAAGGCGAGAGGCAGAGCGTGGCTGAAGGACCTGGGAGAGCCAGCAGAGCACGTGACCATGGTCCCCATGCTGAGAGCTCCAGGTGCTCGCGTGCTAAGtagtttcagttgtgtccaactctgtgcgaccctacggactacagcccatcaggctcctctgtccaggggattctccaggtaaggacacaggagtgggttgccatgccctcctccagggggatctttccaacccagggatcgaactagcatctcttaagtctcctgcactggcaggcgggttctttaccacttgcaccaacCTGGGAAGCCGAGCTCCAGGTGAGGGGACTGCGATAGGATTCATCAGCTTACTGAGCCACAAACGAAGAGGATGTGCCTTTCTGAGGTTTGGTTTTCTCTGAGAGGGACTCTCTAAAGCCAGTTTTCACTAAAGCAGGCAGTGGATGGTGCCCTTGAAGACCTCCAGCTGGCCCAGGGGAGCAAGTTAGGGGTGTGATGTCACTTGGCTCTCAGGATGTGGGGATAAACCCGAGGACAGGAATCTGTTTGTTCTTGGAACAGcccaggcacacagcaggtgcttagTAGTCTGGGACAAACAGCCAACAGGGCCTAGGAAAAGCACACGTGGGCGCCACAAACAGCCCCATTTTAGCATCTGCCAACTGACACGGGCCCTCTACCTGGGTAAGGATCTGGGAGAGAAATGCCCACTCTGGGTCTGCCCCTGAGGGAGTGTGGCTGGGGTAAAGGTGGTGGTGggcacacccacccacccaccctacACCCCCATCCACCAAGGCCAAGGACCATCAGCAAGTTTCAACCTTTGCCCAGAGGTTTGCCATCTTGGCTCCATCTGAGAAGTCACACTTTTAAATAATACAAGTTAAGGGAGCAAAGGTCAACATACCATGTGCTAAGGGACTAACTGAAATCTTTCCCAAACACTGCCCAGAAGGAGGGAGCTTTGTCCCTCTCCTCCCATATCGCTGAAATGCAGGGAGTGCCCAGCACCTTGACACAAGGCGAAGCAGACCCTGAGCTCAGTTCCAACCTATTTAACCAGGAGTCTCAGCCTCCCAGCCCTGAGGACACACCAGGCCTATCCAGAGAACACTCCCCTGGTGCTTGACTGACTGTGGCCAGCAGATGGCACCAAGCCTCTCTGAATAGGGAGACACCCAGAACCAGGCCCCAAAGCAGCCTCCAGCTCCGCACTGGCCCAGGGTTCCCGGCCAAAGGACTGGCCTAAACAAAGATGCTGCCACCACCCCCAACAAACTCCACCTGGTAGGGTCAGAGTGGGAGCACTGTGGCCTCACCACTGCTGGGAGGGGAACCTTTCTTCTAAAATATACGAACTTTCCACCAAGTTCTGGAAAGCAAGCTCCTCATTTGTTATCAGTGGCTTGCCCACTTGCCTGCTTCTCCTTCGAAGCTCAAGCCTCCAGCCTGGCCACTAAGGACCCACCCTCATGGCCTTTTGCTTCCAACTTCCTCATTTTACACAAAGTGGAGACAAAACTTGGGCCCCTGGGTTTTCACAAATAGCAGAAATGGAAATTTCCCACAGGGCCAGGTCCCCGGGCTGCTGAGCAGCGACAGCAGTAAGCATTACCTGGTGGCAAACATAGCCCgcagggaggagaaggtggcCGCGTCCTCCTTGAGGGTCTTGAGCTCATTGCGCAGCTTCATCATGGTCTcagtcaccattgccttctcgtTCTCATACTTGCTCTTTAGGTTGGCAAGGGCCACCTCTGCCGTCTGCGGGGGTCAGAGTTGTAAAAGACAGGCAGACGAGGCATCAGGAGGAGTCCGCTGCCTTGGTGAGCACCACAGATCAAGGCCCCAGCCAGCCCTGGGCCCCTGAGACCCAGCCCCTCCCCATAGCACTGAGGTGaggttttctctcattttttcttcgAGCTGGGACAGGACAAGGTGGGAAGCCAGGGAGGCTGAGAAAGCCcccacccacctacccacccCCTGCTGGACCCAAGCGCCATGCACACCTGCTTATTGGCCTTGAGCACCATGCGCAGTGTGGTGATCTGCTCCCGCTTGGTGCTGAGCAGTGACTTCAGCTTCAGGATCTCCTCCATGAGTGCCTCCCGGTCCTTGTCTGCAGCTGGGCCCAGCTCCTGTGAGGCTAGGCGCTGCCGTGACAGCTCCGTGGTGCGGTCCACGGCTGCCTGCAGGTGCCTGATCTGATCACGGATGATGGCAATCAGATTGTAGATGTTCATGGGCTCTCGGCGTGGATCACTCAGGggtgagggcagagaggagccagGCGAGGGGCTGCTGTCCCTGGCCCTACCCTCTGCGGGTGGTGGGCCCTTGGGCAGGACAGGTGAGCGGCGCTCACGGGTCTCCGGGCTGCAGCTGCCAGTGCCAGCCTGGCCCTCACGGTAGTAGTCTAGCACCACACGCGTGGGTGTCTCATTGTTGCACATGCACACGTGGTGGTAGAGATTGGCCAGTTCCTCGCTGAAGGTCACCAGCTCATCCTGGGCCACGCTCAAGCTGCCTTGTGTCTCGCCGGCAACATCGCTCACCTTCTTCAGCTCTGTCTGCAGCCGTGCCAGGAGCTCACGGTCCTGGCAGCTGGCTTTCTCCAACAGGGAGACCTTCTCAGTGAGCGCCTGGCTCTCGGCCTCGTGCCGGCCCTTCTCCTCGGCGTGCTGGGCCTCGCTGGCCTCATGTGCACTGCGCAGGGCCTTCAGCTGCTCCCGGAGGTCGCCCGCCTCTGCCACGGCCACACGGTACTTGCAGGCCAAGATCTCGGGCCCGTTGATGTCCACCTCGTAGTAGTCACCGTCTTCGTGGCTATCCCGCTCCTTCTCGCTGTCCAGCGCGGTCCGCCGCTCCTTGCTGGCCTGCAGGCGCCGCAGAGCACTCAGGTTCTCCGTGAGGCGGCTCACCTCCGCGTGCTGCTCAGACAGGGCCCCTCGTGCCTGCTCCAGCTGCTTCTGTGTGTCCTGCAGTGTTGCCAGCAAGCCCACCTTCTCCCGTTCCACCTGCAAAGGCAGAGAAAGGGACCATTAACAGCCCACAGGAGTCTCTGCCCTCAGAGAACCCCTGGTCAGTCCCAGTGAAGACCCTGTCCATGCCACATTCATCACCCTGCTGAGCTCTCTCTGATAAATATGGGTCAAGGTGTCATGTGTGGGGCCATGATGgctcctccccctgcccagcTGTTTGTGGGGCCAAGTAAGTCCTTCCTTAGAGACATGCAGCAAACCAAGAGGCTGTGATGCAGACCCTGGGGTTCTGTTCTGTTGGGGCAGGAAACCCTGACGTGTCTAACGGACACAGCATGGGAAACCATATGTGGAGACCTCAGAGAGATGTTAAACTTCTGGTGGTGCCCAAACTCATAACCAGAAAACTATTTCTCTGGGCACCTTCCTCCTATAATGCTGCAGTTCCACTTAGGTAACAATACAGAATTACCTACGTAAAAGAAATGTAAGTAAAGGACTgcatagcatttaaaaaattcacaaagtGTCAGGCAAGCACTGTCGTGGTGAACAGCAGGTCTGGCCAACACCATCGAGGACAGCAGTGGAGGTGGGGATGGCGCACACGGGCCCAAGGCCCAGGGCTGTGGCACAAACCCAACGGGGTGGGGTCCCAGCACCATCCACCTGCTCACCTGCATTAGCTGCTGCTTAAGCTTCTGGATCTCAGAAATGTTGAGCTCACTGAGCAGGTCAGAAACGaggctgggagggggtggggtgagacCGTCCTTGGTGGGCGTGGAGGTCTTGTTGTCCAGTGGCACCTTGCCCAGGCCACCGTGCTCGAAGCCATTGGCCAGGGCCTCGGCGTCATCACCAAGCTTGAGGCCGTCCAAGGAGACGTGCAGGTGGCTGGTATAGAGGGAGTCATTGATGCTCATGTAGTGCGACAGCTCCTTGCGCAGGCTGTTCTTCTGCTCCCGCTCTGTCTTCAGCGTCTCCAGAGCCTCCTCCAGCTGCCGCTCCGAGATCTCCTTGAGCCGAATGGCGTCCTCCAGCTGGCTGTTGAGGtattcagtttcctcctccaaaCGCTTGATCTCATGTTTGAGGCCCTCAAACTCCACCTGTAAAAGAGAAGTCGACACTCTTCTATCCCCATGGGATGGGGAAGAAGCACCAtcgtagtgactgaacaactgggAGAACATGGATACTCAGAGGGTTGCAGGCATGAGGTG
Above is a window of Bos indicus isolate NIAB-ARS_2022 breed Sahiwal x Tharparkar chromosome 8, NIAB-ARS_B.indTharparkar_mat_pri_1.0, whole genome shotgun sequence DNA encoding:
- the BICD2 gene encoding protein bicaudal D homolog 2 isoform X2 is translated as MSAPSEEEEYARLVMEAQPEWLRAEVKRLSHELAETTREKIQAAEYGLAVLEEKHQLKLQFEELEVDYEAIRGEMEQLKEAFGQAHTNHKKVAADGESREESLIQESASKEQYYVRKVLELQTELKQLRNVLANTQSENERLASVAQELKEINQNVEIQRGRLRDDIKEYKFREARLLQDYSELEEENISLQKQVSVLRQNQVEFEGLKHEIKRLEEETEYLNSQLEDAIRLKEISERQLEEALETLKTEREQKNSLRKELSHYMSINDSLYTSHLHVSLDGLKLGDDAEALANGFEHGGLGKVPLDNKTSTPTKDGLTPPPPSLVSDLLSELNISEIQKLKQQLMQVEREKVGLLATLQDTQKQLEQARGALSEQHAEVSRLTENLSALRRLQASKERRTALDSEKERDSHEDGDYYEVDINGPEILACKYRVAVAEAGDLREQLKALRSAHEASEAQHAEEKGRHEAESQALTEKVSLLEKASCQDRELLARLQTELKKVSDVAGETQGSLSVAQDELVTFSEELANLYHHVCMCNNETPTRVVLDYYREGQAGTGSCSPETRERRSPVLPKGPPPAEGRARDSSPSPGSSLPSPLSDPRREPMNIYNLIAIIRDQIRHLQAAVDRTTELSRQRLASQELGPAADKDREALMEEILKLKSLLSTKREQITTLRMVLKANKQTAEVALANLKSKYENEKAMVTETMMKLRNELKTLKEDAATFSSLRAMFATRCDEYITQLDEMQRQLAAAEDEKKTLNSLLRMAIQQKLALTQRLELLELDHEQTRRGRAKATSKAKPGPPSL
- the BICD2 gene encoding protein bicaudal D homolog 2 isoform X1, whose protein sequence is MSAPSEEEEYARLVMEAQPEWLRAEVKRLSHELAETTREKIQAAEYGLAVLEEKHQLKLQFEELEVDYEAIRGEMEQLKEAFGQAHTNHKKVAADGESREESLIQESASKEQYYVRKVLELQTELKQLRNVLANTQSENERLASVAQELKEINQNVEIQRGRLRDDIKEYKFREARLLQDYSELEEENISLQKQVSVLRQNQVEFEGLKHEIKRLEEETEYLNSQLEDAIRLKEISERQLEEALETLKTEREQKNSLRKELSHYMSINDSLYTSHLHVSLDGLKLGDDAEALANGFEHGGLGKVPLDNKTSTPTKDGLTPPPPSLVSDLLSELNISEIQKLKQQLMQVEREKVGLLATLQDTQKQLEQARGALSEQHAEVSRLTENLSALRRLQASKERRTALDSEKERDSHEDGDYYEVDINGPEILACKYRVAVAEAGDLREQLKALRSAHEASEAQHAEEKGRHEAESQALTEKVSLLEKASCQDRELLARLQTELKKVSDVAGETQGSLSVAQDELVTFSEELANLYHHVCMCNNETPTRVVLDYYREGQAGTGSCSPETRERRSPVLPKGPPPAEGRARDSSPSPGSSLPSPLSDPRREPMNIYNLIAIIRDQIRHLQAAVDRTTELSRQRLASQELGPAADKDREALMEEILKLKSLLSTKREQITTLRMVLKANKQTAEVALANLKSKYENEKAMVTETMMKLRNELKTLKEDAATFSSLRAMFATRCDEYITQLDEMQRQLAAAEDEKKTLNSLLRMAIQQKLALTQRLELLELDHEQTRRGRAKATSKAKPGPPSVSHTCACASDRAEGAGLAAQVLCGEKYNIYCD